In Pseudoalteromonas piratica, the following proteins share a genomic window:
- the phnX gene encoding phosphonoacetaldehyde hydrolase, with protein MKQVEALILDWAGTVVDYGSIAPTTIFVEAFKSAYDFDITLEEARIPMGMGKWDHIESLGKLDSVNRRWCEQFGSAMTTEQIDHIYQTFMPLQKAKVAERSAPIEGVLPVIQRLQAKGVKIGSCSGYPREVMTELEIAAAEHGYRPDYCVASDELTAGSRPGPWMALENVNKLAINSVNHCVKVDDSVPGILEGLNAGMWTVGVALTGNAVGKSEEEWQALSASEQSNLTREAYAQLSSAGAHFVINSLADIEPVLFEINARLARGERP; from the coding sequence ATGAAACAAGTAGAAGCGCTTATTCTCGACTGGGCTGGCACCGTTGTTGACTATGGCTCAATTGCACCCACTACCATCTTTGTTGAAGCGTTTAAATCGGCTTATGATTTTGACATCACGCTCGAAGAAGCACGAATTCCAATGGGCATGGGTAAATGGGATCATATCGAATCACTTGGCAAGCTCGACAGTGTTAATCGCCGTTGGTGCGAACAGTTTGGTTCGGCAATGACCACCGAGCAAATTGACCATATTTACCAAACCTTTATGCCGCTGCAAAAAGCCAAAGTTGCAGAACGTTCAGCACCTATCGAAGGGGTGCTACCCGTGATACAACGCTTACAAGCAAAAGGAGTTAAAATCGGCAGCTGTTCAGGCTACCCGCGCGAAGTGATGACCGAACTTGAAATTGCCGCAGCTGAGCACGGCTATCGCCCAGATTACTGTGTGGCAAGTGACGAGTTAACAGCGGGCTCTCGCCCCGGTCCTTGGATGGCATTGGAAAATGTTAACAAACTGGCAATCAATTCTGTCAATCACTGTGTAAAAGTTGATGACTCAGTTCCAGGTATTTTGGAAGGGTTGAATGCGGGTATGTGGACAGTGGGGGTGGCACTGACGGGCAATGCTGTGGGCAAAAGTGAAGAAGAGTGGCAAGCATTATCAGCAAGTGAGCAAAGCAATTTAACACGCGAAGCATATGCACAATTATCAAGTGCAGGTGCTCATTTCGTAATTAATAGCTTAGCCGATATTGAACCGGTTCTTTTTGAAATTAATGCACGCTTAGCAAGAGGCGAACGCCCTTAA
- a CDS encoding TonB-dependent receptor: protein MKNISRIAASILLITSPHILAAEAKLTGVVKDQHATLPGAMVKVVGTNNSSVTDFNGRFELPKLTPGTYQLEVNYMGYQTKLLSVSVKDDEMKVLETIFLNANNTNNEIEEVVAIGQIQRGEMAAANSQKNASNIINVISSDGIGKLPDRNAAEAVQRIPGISIERDQGEGRFVAVRGLPSQWSSASINGNRLPAAEEETTSRATAFDFFPNELIEFVEVSKAITPDMEGDAIGGNVNFITKKAPDEFTLNTNVALGANELAEGTNYSASVLYGDRVADDKLGYLINATAWKRDWATDNFEPRRGNDGIGIRRLELRDYTGTRETYGLNGSLEYTLDQGKVSASAMYGTLIDDETHYKHRMRFDKDRVEVQHIRNELITEMRGGELAGEHYFGFDKTLSWSLSSYENEFRYGDMPNGEDNSYFVVRFDQKNVGYVGLEDRGTGKNYAYNEVDGGSDPWNAISNHLPNGFQMSPSDTKLAWVELYKVFVNEKDKIVFSSDFDWQLDNSLLLKFGVKYRDKERVAEFADEFYAWDSENYGDAPTLADFALSDQPGRNDYLNELSIDYANQFSQVASTDALAQFWTQNRNKFKLDAGESALISNGGALGRNFDVNEQHASIYAMATWQANEQIEILGGLRLTKTDTEVSGFTYLADQDKVVESKAENDYLSVLPSLHITYKMSDMTNWRLALTRTFARPDFGSLSPGATYLEADNQLFSGNPELDPTYSNNIDVMFEHYFDRLGLVSAGVFYKDIEDPIFQSSSIGSYNGREGVNLIRPENGDNASLVGLELAFNRDFGFIAPSLENFGVMANATFMDSEMTIPERDDVVSIPRQADELFNITLYYDNTFFAARLAVNHKGEYIEEHGSDKQSDSYYGDYTSVDFTTSYQINDDAMVYLELNNLTNEPLMYYQGQQGRPLQVEYYGIRGMLGLNYRF from the coding sequence ATGAAAAATATATCGCGTATTGCCGCCAGTATACTTCTGATAACAAGCCCCCACATTCTTGCCGCAGAAGCAAAACTGACAGGCGTTGTAAAAGATCAACATGCAACACTGCCAGGTGCCATGGTGAAAGTAGTTGGTACTAATAACAGTTCCGTTACCGACTTTAATGGCCGCTTTGAACTACCTAAATTAACACCAGGTACGTATCAACTGGAAGTTAATTACATGGGTTACCAAACAAAGTTACTGAGCGTTTCTGTTAAAGATGATGAAATGAAAGTACTTGAAACCATTTTCCTCAATGCAAACAACACCAACAATGAAATTGAAGAAGTGGTTGCGATTGGTCAAATTCAACGTGGCGAAATGGCTGCAGCTAACAGCCAAAAAAATGCCAGCAATATTATCAATGTGATATCCAGTGATGGCATTGGCAAATTACCAGACCGAAATGCAGCAGAAGCAGTACAGCGTATTCCGGGTATTTCCATTGAGCGCGACCAAGGTGAAGGGCGCTTTGTTGCTGTGCGCGGTTTACCATCACAATGGAGCTCAGCATCAATTAATGGCAATCGCTTACCAGCCGCTGAAGAAGAAACCACCAGCCGCGCTACCGCATTTGATTTTTTTCCAAATGAACTTATTGAATTTGTTGAAGTATCTAAAGCCATCACACCGGATATGGAAGGTGATGCAATTGGTGGTAACGTTAATTTCATCACCAAAAAAGCCCCTGACGAATTTACCTTAAATACCAATGTTGCGCTGGGTGCAAATGAACTTGCCGAAGGCACTAACTACTCTGCGAGTGTTTTATATGGCGACCGTGTAGCCGATGACAAACTCGGTTATCTTATTAACGCCACAGCGTGGAAACGTGATTGGGCAACGGATAACTTTGAACCTCGTCGCGGGAATGATGGTATTGGTATTCGTCGTTTAGAGCTTCGAGACTACACGGGCACACGCGAAACCTACGGTTTAAATGGATCTTTAGAGTACACCTTAGATCAGGGTAAAGTCAGTGCAAGCGCAATGTACGGTACCTTAATCGACGATGAAACCCATTACAAACATCGTATGCGTTTTGACAAAGACCGCGTTGAAGTGCAGCACATTCGCAATGAACTTATCACTGAAATGCGTGGCGGTGAGCTTGCTGGTGAACATTATTTTGGTTTTGATAAAACACTTTCTTGGTCACTGTCGAGTTACGAAAATGAATTCCGCTACGGCGATATGCCAAATGGTGAAGACAACAGTTACTTTGTTGTGCGTTTTGACCAAAAGAACGTTGGCTATGTTGGCCTTGAAGACCGTGGCACAGGTAAAAACTATGCCTACAACGAAGTGGACGGCGGCAGTGACCCATGGAATGCCATCAGTAACCACTTGCCAAATGGCTTTCAAATGTCACCGAGCGATACCAAGCTTGCATGGGTAGAGCTCTACAAGGTATTCGTTAATGAAAAAGACAAAATCGTTTTCAGCAGTGATTTTGACTGGCAACTAGATAACAGCTTATTACTTAAATTCGGTGTGAAGTACCGTGATAAAGAGCGCGTTGCCGAATTTGCTGATGAATTTTACGCATGGGATAGTGAGAACTATGGCGATGCGCCTACCCTTGCTGACTTTGCGTTAAGCGACCAACCTGGTCGAAATGACTATTTAAACGAACTCAGCATTGATTACGCAAACCAGTTCTCTCAAGTGGCTTCTACGGATGCGTTAGCTCAGTTTTGGACACAAAACCGCAATAAATTTAAGCTCGATGCCGGTGAATCAGCGCTTATTTCAAACGGTGGCGCCCTTGGCCGTAATTTTGATGTAAACGAGCAACATGCCAGTATTTACGCTATGGCAACTTGGCAAGCAAATGAACAAATCGAAATACTTGGTGGCCTGCGTTTAACTAAAACCGATACCGAAGTATCGGGCTTTACCTATCTTGCCGATCAAGACAAAGTGGTTGAAAGTAAAGCCGAGAATGATTATCTCTCTGTGCTGCCATCGCTCCATATCACTTATAAAATGAGTGATATGACCAATTGGCGTTTAGCACTTACGCGCACCTTTGCCCGTCCGGATTTTGGCTCATTATCGCCAGGTGCAACTTACCTAGAAGCAGATAACCAACTGTTTTCAGGTAACCCAGAACTGGATCCAACCTATTCAAACAACATTGATGTCATGTTTGAGCATTACTTTGACCGCCTTGGTTTAGTGTCAGCTGGTGTGTTCTATAAAGATATTGAAGATCCTATTTTCCAAAGCAGTTCCATTGGCAGTTACAACGGCCGTGAAGGCGTTAATTTAATTCGCCCAGAAAATGGCGACAACGCATCGTTAGTGGGATTAGAACTTGCGTTTAATCGTGATTTTGGCTTTATCGCACCAAGCCTTGAGAACTTTGGGGTAATGGCAAATGCGACTTTTATGGATTCAGAAATGACCATCCCGGAGCGCGATGACGTTGTTAGCATCCCTCGCCAAGCCGATGAATTATTTAACATTACCCTTTACTACGATAACACCTTCTTTGCTGCGCGTTTAGCTGTGAACCACAAAGGCGAATACATTGAAGAGCACGGCAGTGATAAACAAAGCGACAGTTACTACGGTGACTATACCAGCGTTGATTTCACTACCTCGTATCAAATTAATGACGATGCCATGGTTTACCTTGAGCTTAATAACTTAACGAACGAACCCTTAATGTATTACCAAGGTCAGCAAGGTCGTCCACTGCAAGTTGAATATTACGGTATTCGCGGCATGCTCGGCCTTAATTATCGTTTCTAA
- a CDS encoding FAD-dependent oxidoreductase, producing MTYQPFWFDQAMAEETTSVSSASIDENPYNIAIIGGGFTGLWTAITIKQRAPKTRIVILEKDLCGQGASGRNGGAMLTWSTKYLSLKKRFGESQAKWLVQQSENAVHAISQFAKEHNIDCDLRVDGCYISASNAAQQGVLAPCLNALDAVSLNQWQMVNKEQLKHTGSGQNQHAVFSPHAGSVQPAKLVRGLRRVAIEMGIVISESTRYVSYTKENAPQNETINVCYSDKSQSIKTLKTEKLLFAVNAWLPELMPQFSRNVVLVSSDMVITKPMPERLKALHLNHGAAVIDSRIFVNYYRTTIDGRLMLGKGGNYFSFANQMSDKFNAPSQYQAELQHSLNYFFGDHGFEIDRSWTGPSDRSVSGFPFFQETDKNVVVAAGYSGNGVVQSYLGGQILASMLLNTHDEWQKCGLVNQKLERFPIEPFRTLGAYVIRNGIRRKERAEDNNVAPSKLDNYLAKLSGAAAKADTN from the coding sequence ATGACGTATCAACCCTTTTGGTTTGATCAAGCAATGGCTGAAGAAACAACTTCTGTTTCTTCAGCCAGTATTGATGAAAACCCTTATAACATTGCAATTATTGGTGGCGGATTTACCGGACTTTGGACGGCAATCACCATAAAACAACGCGCGCCAAAAACGCGTATTGTGATCCTTGAAAAAGATTTATGTGGCCAAGGGGCTTCTGGTCGCAATGGCGGCGCCATGCTGACGTGGTCAACCAAGTATTTAAGTTTGAAAAAACGCTTTGGTGAGTCACAAGCCAAGTGGCTAGTGCAACAATCTGAAAACGCAGTTCATGCAATATCCCAATTTGCAAAAGAACATAATATTGACTGTGATTTACGTGTTGATGGCTGTTATATCAGCGCGTCTAATGCCGCGCAACAAGGTGTGCTTGCACCCTGTCTTAATGCCCTTGACGCGGTTTCGCTTAATCAATGGCAAATGGTAAATAAAGAGCAGCTTAAACACACTGGCTCAGGTCAGAATCAACACGCGGTCTTTTCACCTCATGCTGGCAGCGTGCAACCTGCTAAGCTTGTTCGCGGACTACGCCGTGTTGCCATTGAAATGGGCATAGTGATAAGTGAATCTACCCGTTATGTTTCCTATACAAAGGAAAACGCACCACAAAACGAGACTATTAACGTTTGTTATAGCGATAAAAGCCAGTCAATAAAAACCCTTAAAACTGAAAAATTATTATTTGCCGTCAATGCCTGGTTACCAGAGTTAATGCCGCAATTTTCGCGCAATGTTGTGTTGGTATCATCCGATATGGTGATTACTAAACCGATGCCTGAAAGGTTAAAAGCACTTCACCTTAACCATGGTGCAGCAGTTATCGATTCGCGTATCTTTGTGAATTATTACCGCACAACAATTGACGGCCGTTTAATGCTCGGTAAAGGCGGTAACTATTTTAGTTTTGCCAATCAGATGAGTGATAAATTCAACGCACCCAGCCAATATCAAGCTGAGCTACAACACTCACTTAATTATTTCTTTGGCGATCATGGCTTTGAAATTGACCGTTCTTGGACAGGCCCATCGGATCGCAGTGTAAGCGGCTTTCCATTTTTTCAAGAAACCGATAAAAATGTGGTGGTTGCAGCGGGTTACTCGGGTAATGGTGTGGTGCAATCCTATTTAGGCGGTCAAATTCTCGCGTCTATGCTATTAAATACGCACGATGAATGGCAAAAGTGTGGCCTTGTAAACCAAAAGCTTGAACGTTTTCCCATCGAGCCTTTTCGCACACTTGGCGCTTATGTCATTCGCAACGGCATCAGGCGAAAAGAGCGCGCGGAGGATAACAATGTAGCACCATCTAAACTCGATAATTACTTAGCTAAGCTTTCCGGTGCTGCTGCAAAAGCAGATACAAATTAA
- a CDS encoding alkaline phosphatase family protein has protein sequence MKNTLLVAISMLCSLPVTALYADNLKQPPKLIVQITVDALRGDLLNRYRHNFGPNGFNYLINNGVYYKNAHYHHGNTETIVGHASLATGAPPSVHGMVGNIWFDDSQSRIVYNIEDANYNLLTQGAGVNKKTEIDSTQAAAKSQGRSPSNIRVSTFSDEVVMASAGIGKAFAVSVKDRGAVALAGHSGKAFWFDKATGTFVTSDYYYETYPNWVTAWNKQQLPAKYSGTVWQPSIKNDSFTLKDLQQKSKLDLAGFGSQFPHPYGKKEDKYFTTKLTLSPAGDELTADFAKTLLVKEDLGQDNITDFLSVSFSSNDYVIHVFGPSSQEAEDNLVRLDSTLAEFFKQLDSQVGLENTLIVLSADHGAPESADYAHSLGIDHASYFAIDTLINDDIKATVKKRFGLADKVFRTYAHPYVYLDKDYIASKNVKLADVQTFVAELIRKQQGVYAAYAETDILRNQVTPSRIARLVSNNHFEGRSGDIYIVLNERGYVNDFDGLTVSSTHGSVWQHDTHVPIIFAGYGIKQQAIYRAVTPYDIAPTLALSANTTIPSGATGQGLVEVLQK, from the coding sequence GTGAAAAATACCCTACTTGTTGCCATCTCAATGCTTTGCAGTTTGCCTGTTACTGCACTTTATGCAGATAACCTAAAACAACCGCCAAAATTAATCGTGCAAATAACCGTTGATGCACTCAGAGGCGATTTACTTAATCGATACCGCCATAACTTTGGCCCTAATGGTTTTAATTACCTCATCAACAATGGGGTTTATTATAAAAATGCACACTATCATCATGGCAATACCGAAACCATTGTTGGGCATGCGTCACTTGCCACCGGTGCGCCGCCTTCGGTGCATGGCATGGTCGGTAATATTTGGTTTGATGATTCGCAATCGCGCATTGTTTATAACATTGAAGATGCAAATTACAATTTGCTTACTCAAGGGGCTGGTGTAAATAAAAAAACCGAAATCGATAGCACACAAGCTGCGGCAAAATCACAAGGACGCTCACCATCGAATATTCGTGTATCAACCTTTTCTGATGAAGTTGTGATGGCAAGTGCGGGTATCGGTAAAGCATTTGCTGTTTCAGTCAAAGATAGAGGCGCGGTTGCGCTTGCTGGCCATTCAGGAAAGGCTTTTTGGTTTGATAAAGCAACAGGCACCTTTGTCACGAGTGATTATTATTATGAGACCTACCCAAACTGGGTGACGGCTTGGAATAAGCAGCAGTTACCCGCCAAATACAGTGGAACAGTGTGGCAGCCTAGCATTAAAAATGACAGTTTCACGCTTAAAGATTTACAGCAAAAAAGTAAGCTTGATTTAGCTGGGTTTGGCAGTCAATTTCCACACCCTTATGGTAAAAAAGAGGACAAATACTTTACCACTAAGCTCACTTTAAGCCCCGCAGGCGATGAGCTCACTGCTGATTTTGCAAAAACACTGCTAGTCAAAGAAGATTTAGGCCAGGATAACATTACAGACTTCTTATCAGTCAGCTTTTCATCGAATGATTATGTGATTCATGTGTTTGGTCCCTCGTCGCAAGAAGCTGAAGATAACCTAGTGAGACTAGATAGTACCTTGGCTGAATTCTTTAAGCAGCTTGATAGCCAGGTTGGATTAGAAAATACCTTAATTGTGCTTTCAGCCGATCATGGTGCACCTGAAAGTGCAGATTATGCGCATAGCTTGGGTATTGATCATGCCAGTTATTTTGCAATTGATACGCTTATTAATGACGATATTAAAGCGACCGTTAAAAAGCGTTTTGGTCTTGCTGATAAAGTATTTCGCACATATGCACATCCTTATGTGTATTTAGATAAAGACTATATTGCTAGTAAAAATGTAAAACTGGCTGATGTACAGACCTTTGTCGCAGAGCTTATACGAAAGCAGCAGGGCGTTTATGCAGCATATGCCGAAACCGATATCTTACGAAATCAAGTAACGCCTTCGCGAATAGCACGTTTGGTATCGAATAATCATTTTGAGGGTCGTTCAGGGGATATTTATATCGTGCTTAATGAGCGTGGTTATGTGAATGATTTTGATGGCTTAACGGTGTCTTCGACCCATGGCTCAGTGTGGCAGCACGATACCCATGTGCCGATTATTTTTGCAGGCTATGGCATAAAGCAACAAGCGATATACCGTGCTGTAACCCCTTATGATATTGCGCCTACATTAGCACTGAGTGCAAATACCACCATACCCAGTGGTGCAACGGGTCAAGGGTTAGTTGAGGTACTACAAAAATAG
- a CDS encoding DUF5690 family protein — protein MLFKNANWLQKTQGPAFVLFAASAAFMTYFCMYAFRKPFAASSYLAFEQENWLVSFKVALVLSQVFGYMLAKFIGVKVISEMHSNQRAKAIILMILGAELSLVLFALLPIGLNIICLFFNGLSLGMIWGVVFSYLEGRRTTEILGAILSITFILSSGVVKTVGRFITNNLGVSELWMPALTGLLFLPLLLLSVVCLNAIPKPDQSDIAARQKRTPMDGKARFNFFKQYWFGITALVLSFLLFTGFRDFLDNFQAELWMALGYGEEPTIFAYAGIRISFIVLIALAMMVLIKNNKTAFLVNHGFILFGTLLLGASTYGFEVGILDAKAWMVLLGAGLYIAYIPYNCFLFDRMIASVGGVANVGFLLYLADSAGYIGSVSILLYRTFSEPELSWLSYFIATSYWICAVASVLVISSLCYFSIILSNKYTSKRALNAKSLAPTH, from the coding sequence ATGTTGTTTAAAAATGCTAACTGGTTACAAAAGACACAAGGCCCCGCGTTCGTATTATTCGCAGCCTCCGCTGCCTTTATGACTTATTTTTGTATGTACGCATTTCGAAAGCCATTTGCTGCATCAAGCTATCTTGCATTTGAGCAAGAAAACTGGCTTGTAAGCTTTAAAGTGGCGCTGGTATTAAGCCAAGTATTTGGTTACATGCTGGCAAAATTTATCGGCGTAAAAGTGATTTCCGAAATGCACTCTAATCAGCGAGCCAAAGCCATAATTTTAATGATCTTAGGCGCAGAGCTCTCGCTGGTGTTATTTGCACTATTGCCAATTGGCCTTAACATTATTTGCCTATTTTTTAATGGCTTATCGCTTGGCATGATTTGGGGGGTCGTATTTAGTTATTTAGAAGGCAGACGCACCACCGAAATCCTCGGTGCTATTTTAAGCATCACCTTTATTTTATCATCCGGTGTTGTGAAAACCGTTGGCCGCTTTATTACCAACAACTTAGGTGTTTCTGAGCTATGGATGCCTGCCCTAACTGGCCTACTCTTTTTACCCTTATTGCTGCTCAGTGTTGTGTGTTTAAACGCCATTCCAAAACCTGATCAAAGCGATATTGCTGCAAGACAAAAACGCACTCCAATGGATGGCAAAGCACGGTTTAACTTCTTTAAACAATATTGGTTTGGTATTACAGCGCTCGTTTTAAGCTTTTTACTTTTCACAGGCTTTCGAGACTTTTTAGATAATTTTCAAGCAGAACTCTGGATGGCGTTAGGTTATGGTGAAGAGCCAACCATTTTTGCTTACGCAGGCATTCGCATTTCATTTATCGTGCTGATTGCCCTTGCCATGATGGTACTGATTAAAAATAACAAAACCGCGTTTTTAGTTAATCATGGTTTTATCTTATTTGGCACATTGTTACTCGGTGCGAGTACCTATGGCTTTGAAGTAGGCATCTTAGATGCCAAAGCATGGATGGTGTTACTTGGCGCTGGGCTTTATATCGCGTATATCCCCTACAACTGCTTTTTATTCGACCGCATGATTGCCTCAGTAGGCGGTGTTGCCAATGTGGGTTTTCTACTCTATTTAGCTGATTCAGCTGGGTATATCGGTTCTGTCAGTATTTTGCTGTATCGCACCTTTTCCGAGCCAGAGTTGTCATGGCTGAGCTACTTTATTGCTACCAGTTACTGGATCTGTGCGGTTGCAAGCGTATTGGTCATCAGTTCACTTTGCTACTTCAGCATAATTTTATCTAACAAATACACCTCTAAACGAGCACTTAATGCTAAGTCGCTCGCACCAACTCATTAA
- a CDS encoding MipA/OmpV family protein, translating into MKNNIITVLCLFQLLLSSQVFAGRDVTQLHLKPGDKNWSIGAGLRTGTFPYIGEDQYQDFLPLIIYNGDQFFIDGTRTGFHLINNDDWLVSTFAAYRFAGFNEENSELLDGMERDDAVDGRIAASYKTRYGNVTLDMGHDISNTHKGWDSQLRWSKRFNYYNLLIRPWLGVSYENQALTNYYFGVLKDEAEIDRPSYTTASAFEWQYGLDFSYHFAKHHYVGLNFQYSELDKTKINSPVIADKGQFETFLTYRYEFNDYQYDQSHNSSLLKGLTEGEWYWRLAQGKFTTTKFNELMRFKNMFDPEEKHTGLASVFVGKKIADKFLGLPVESYVTLGYARHFEKGYQANFNEYVLGFKAYFTGFPWSHIVKTRVGIGEGVSYAGSVPIVEQENVDRKNRSASKFLNYLDWSWDFSLGDAIGNKSLKDCFLGWSVHHRSGIFSSADLFGNVSGGSNVNTIYLQCHGNNG; encoded by the coding sequence ATGAAAAATAACATAATAACCGTTTTATGCCTATTTCAGCTTTTATTAAGTAGTCAAGTTTTTGCTGGTAGAGATGTCACTCAACTTCACCTTAAACCTGGCGATAAAAATTGGTCTATTGGCGCTGGGTTGAGGACAGGTACATTTCCTTATATTGGTGAAGACCAATACCAAGATTTCCTACCTTTAATTATATATAACGGGGATCAGTTTTTTATTGATGGCACGCGCACAGGTTTTCATTTGATAAATAATGATGACTGGCTGGTCAGTACCTTTGCTGCATATCGGTTTGCAGGATTTAATGAAGAGAATTCAGAGTTATTGGACGGCATGGAACGTGACGATGCTGTAGATGGCCGAATTGCTGCTAGTTATAAAACGCGTTACGGTAATGTCACCTTAGATATGGGTCATGATATTAGCAATACCCACAAAGGTTGGGATAGCCAGTTACGTTGGTCGAAACGTTTTAATTATTACAATCTGTTAATTAGACCTTGGTTAGGGGTAAGTTACGAAAACCAAGCACTTACGAATTACTATTTTGGTGTGCTCAAGGATGAAGCTGAAATTGATAGGCCAAGTTACACAACAGCCAGTGCATTTGAATGGCAATATGGCTTGGACTTCAGTTATCACTTTGCAAAGCATCATTATGTTGGTCTCAACTTTCAATACTCTGAGCTTGATAAAACAAAAATTAATAGCCCCGTTATTGCCGATAAAGGCCAGTTTGAAACCTTCCTAACTTACCGTTATGAGTTTAACGACTATCAATACGATCAAAGCCACAACAGCAGCTTGTTAAAAGGGTTAACTGAAGGCGAGTGGTATTGGCGCCTTGCACAAGGAAAGTTCACGACAACAAAATTCAATGAGTTGATGCGGTTTAAAAATATGTTTGACCCAGAAGAGAAACACACTGGATTAGCGAGCGTGTTTGTTGGCAAAAAAATAGCTGACAAGTTTCTTGGCTTACCGGTTGAGTCCTATGTCACTTTGGGCTACGCGCGGCATTTTGAAAAAGGATATCAAGCAAATTTTAACGAGTATGTGCTTGGCTTTAAAGCCTATTTTACTGGGTTTCCTTGGTCACATATTGTCAAAACTCGGGTGGGAATTGGCGAGGGGGTATCCTATGCTGGCAGTGTGCCAATTGTAGAGCAAGAAAATGTAGACCGAAAAAACCGTTCGGCATCAAAATTCTTAAATTATCTAGATTGGAGTTGGGATTTTAGTTTAGGTGATGCAATAGGCAACAAGTCACTTAAAGACTGCTTTTTAGGGTGGTCAGTGCATCATCGTTCGGGCATTTTCTCTTCAGCCGATCTGTTTGGTAATGTCAGTGGTGGCAGTAATGTGAATACTATTTATCTGCAATGCCATGGCAATAATGGTTAG
- a CDS encoding DUF4156 domain-containing protein produces MIKINSTLLSMLVICLLAGCSVASAPTGPSVSIVFDNQQLSKHCEKLGDVIGSQGTIISYWFIPEPDLLQGAINTLKQQTMSLGGNTAYLRKNIDSNTSITLLGEAYFCSTSTNP; encoded by the coding sequence ATGATAAAAATAAATTCTACCTTATTAAGCATGCTGGTGATATGTTTATTGGCTGGTTGCAGCGTCGCTAGCGCACCAACTGGCCCTTCTGTTTCCATTGTTTTTGATAACCAACAACTCAGCAAACATTGTGAAAAATTGGGCGATGTTATCGGCTCACAGGGTACCATTATCAGCTACTGGTTTATTCCTGAGCCCGATTTATTGCAAGGTGCAATCAATACATTAAAGCAACAAACTATGTCGCTCGGTGGTAACACCGCCTACCTGCGTAAAAACATCGACTCCAATACTTCCATCACCCTTTTAGGTGAAGCCTATTTTTGTAGTACCTCAACTAACCCTTGA